TCGCGCCGCTAGGAGAGCGGGACTCGGGAACCAGCTACCGGTTGCCCTACGTTACCGACGAGGGCTACCACGTCCGCGTCTACGTAGCCGCGTCCGGCCCGAAGGCTCTCCGCATGGCCGGCCGCGTCGCAGACGGTGTCATCGTCATGGTGGGCTCGGCGCGCGAGTTCGTCTCGCAGGCCCTCACCCATGTCGCCGCCGGAGCGGCGGAGACCGGGCGAGACCCGGCCGACATCGACGTGGTCCTGTGGGTGCACGCGGCCCTCGGCGACGACGCGCAGGTGGCACGCGACCGCGTCCGCGGCCGCGTCGCGCGCATGGTCGGCCGGCGCATCCCGATGACGATGACGCCGTCGCTCACGGCCGAGGTCGAGCGCATCCGCGCCACCACGGCGGACCCGGAGGGCGACTACTACCACCACCAGGCGTCGACCGAGGCCGACGCACGGCAGGTACCCGACGAGATCGTGGACATGTTCGCGCTCGCCGGCACTCCCGACCAGTGCGGCAGACGTCTGCGCGAGTACGCCGAGTGTCGCCCGCCGGAAATTCGTGTGATATATCGTGCGAGGGAGTCGAGGATTTCCTCCGCGGTCTTCTTCCACACGAACGGTTTCGGGTCCTCGTTCCACATCTTGATCCATTCGCGGACGTCTTTCTCCAGTGCCACC
This Streptosporangiales bacterium DNA region includes the following protein-coding sequences:
- a CDS encoding LLM class flavin-dependent oxidoreductase; the protein is MAGRVADGVIVMVGSAREFVSQALTHVAAGAAETGRDPADIDVVLWVHAALGDDAQVARDRVRGRVARMVGRRIPMTMTPSLTAEVERIRATTADPEGDYYHHQASTEADARQVPDEIVDMFALAGTPDQCGRRLREYAECRPPEIRVIYRARESRISSAVFFHTNGFGSSFHILIHSRTSFSSAT